Proteins from a genomic interval of Chitinophagales bacterium:
- a CDS encoding TIGR03643 family protein — protein sequence MNISKKYDLDERAIDRIIEMAWEDRTPFDAIEAQFGVPEQDVIQLMRQEMKLSSWKMWRKRVQGRSTKHRQKRGFEVGRHKCSRQRAISLNKISKR from the coding sequence ATGAACATCTCCAAAAAATACGATTTAGACGAACGAGCCATTGACCGCATCATCGAAATGGCATGGGAAGACCGCACTCCCTTCGATGCAATTGAAGCACAGTTTGGTGTACCTGAACAGGATGTGATTCAACTCATGCGCCAAGAAATGAAACTGAGCAGTTGGAAGATGTGGCGCAAACGGGTGCAGGGCAGAAGTACGAAGCACAGACAAAAGAGAGGTTTTGAAGTAGGTCGTCATAAGTGTAGTCGGCAGCGAGCAATTAGTCTGAATAAAATCAGCAAGCGGTAA